Proteins encoded by one window of Halomonas chromatireducens:
- the atpE gene encoding F0F1 ATP synthase subunit C, with amino-acid sequence MEIVYLAAAIIISVSALATGIGFAMLGGKLLESTARQPELGDQLQTRTFIMAGLLDAVPMIGVGIAMYLIFVVAG; translated from the coding sequence ATGGAAATCGTCTACCTTGCCGCCGCCATCATCATCAGCGTCAGCGCACTGGCAACCGGCATTGGCTTCGCCATGCTGGGCGGCAAACTGCTCGAGTCCACCGCGCGTCAGCCTGAGCTTGGCGACCAGCTTCAGACTCGTACCTTCATCATGGCCGGTCTGCTCGACGCCGTGCCGATGATCGGTGTTGGTATCGCGATGTACCTGATCTTCGTCGTTGCCGGTTAA